The Mus musculus strain C57BL/6J chromosome 2, GRCm38.p6 C57BL/6J genome has a window encoding:
- the Rprd1b gene encoding regulation of nuclear pre-mRNA domain-containing protein 1B isoform d (isoform d is encoded by transcript variant 4) has translation MEDSKSPPPKAEEKKSLKRTFQQIQEEEDDDYPGSYSPQDPSAGPLLTEELIKALQDLENAASGDATVRQKIASLPQEVQDVSLLEKITDKEAAERLSKTVDEACLLLAEYNGRLAAELEDRRQLARMLVEYTQNQKEVLSEKEKKLEEYKQKLARVTQVRKELKSHIQSLPDLSLLPNVTGGLAPLPSAGDLFSTD, from the exons CAGAAGAGAAGAAGTCTCTAAAACGAActtttcagcagatacaagaggaggaagatgatgacTACCCTGGAAGCTACTCTCCCCAAGACCCTTCTGCAGGCCCTCTCTTG ACTGAGGAGTTAATCAAAGCTTTGCAGGATCTGGAAAATGCTGCGTCAGGGGATGCTACTGTCCGACAGAAGATCGCTTCCCTGCCTCAGGAAGTGCAAGACGTGTCGCTGCTAGAGAAAATTACAG ACAAAGAGGCAGCTGAACGTCTTTCAAAAACAGTAGATGAAGCATGTCTGTTACTAGCGGAATATAACGGGCGCCTGGCAGCGGAACTGGAAGACCGGCGCCAGCTGGCTCGGATGCTGGTGGAATACACCCAGAACCAGAAAGAGGTTTtgtcagaaaaagagaaaaaactagAA GAGTATAAACAGAAGCTTGCTCGAGTAACCCAGGTCCGCAAGGAACTCAAGTCCCACATTCAGAGCTTGCCAGACCTTTCGCTGTTGCCTAATGTCACAGGGGGCCTGGCacctctgccctctgctggtgaCCTCTTTTCAACTGACTAG
- the Rprd1b gene encoding regulation of nuclear pre-mRNA domain-containing protein 1B isoform X4: protein MEDSKSPPPKAAEEKKSLKRTFQQIQEEEDDDYPGSYSPQDPSAGPLLTEELIKALQDLENAASGDATVRQKIASLPQEVQDVSLLEKITDKEAAERLSKTVDEACLLLAEYNGRLAAELEDRRQLARMLVEYTQNQKEVLSEKEKKLEEYKQKLARVTQVRKELKSHIQSLPDLSLLPNVTGGLAPLPSAGDLFSTD from the exons cAGCAGAAGAGAAGAAGTCTCTAAAACGAActtttcagcagatacaagaggaggaagatgatgacTACCCTGGAAGCTACTCTCCCCAAGACCCTTCTGCAGGCCCTCTCTTG ACTGAGGAGTTAATCAAAGCTTTGCAGGATCTGGAAAATGCTGCGTCAGGGGATGCTACTGTCCGACAGAAGATCGCTTCCCTGCCTCAGGAAGTGCAAGACGTGTCGCTGCTAGAGAAAATTACAG ACAAAGAGGCAGCTGAACGTCTTTCAAAAACAGTAGATGAAGCATGTCTGTTACTAGCGGAATATAACGGGCGCCTGGCAGCGGAACTGGAAGACCGGCGCCAGCTGGCTCGGATGCTGGTGGAATACACCCAGAACCAGAAAGAGGTTTtgtcagaaaaagagaaaaaactagAA GAGTATAAACAGAAGCTTGCTCGAGTAACCCAGGTCCGCAAGGAACTCAAGTCCCACATTCAGAGCTTGCCAGACCTTTCGCTGTTGCCTAATGTCACAGGGGGCCTGGCacctctgccctctgctggtgaCCTCTTTTCAACTGACTAG